One region of Streptomyces rishiriensis genomic DNA includes:
- a CDS encoding ornithine cyclodeaminase family protein yields the protein MLVLSRSQVESLLDVDALIDALASAMADLSAGRASVPTRVAALVPERDGFLAAMPGFLPSAGMLMTKLVSLFPHNDGTRLPTHQALIMAFDPDTGEPTALLDGTAITAARTGACSALSARLLAREDATVLAVLGTGVQARSHARAICRVRPIRHIRVAGRDPAKAAALAEELSDALEADVQAVSGYAEALDGADIAAATTHTVDPVIRRPWLTPGVHITSVGYNPAGREIDDATVAEALVCVESRQAVLAPPPAGSNDLLTPIRDGLITADHVHAELGELIAGSKAGRTAPDQITLYKSVGVAVQDAAATALVVASAREQSIGEEITLP from the coding sequence ATGCTCGTTCTGAGCCGCTCGCAGGTCGAGTCCCTGCTCGATGTGGATGCGCTGATCGATGCCTTGGCGTCGGCGATGGCAGACCTCAGTGCGGGCCGCGCCTCGGTACCCACCCGTGTCGCCGCCCTGGTGCCCGAACGCGATGGATTTTTGGCGGCCATGCCGGGCTTTCTGCCGTCGGCCGGGATGCTCATGACCAAGCTGGTGTCGCTCTTTCCCCACAATGACGGGACACGGCTGCCTACCCATCAGGCGCTGATCATGGCCTTTGATCCGGACACCGGTGAGCCCACGGCCCTGCTGGACGGTACGGCCATCACCGCGGCCCGGACCGGCGCCTGCTCCGCACTGTCGGCGCGGCTGCTGGCCCGCGAGGACGCCACCGTGCTGGCGGTGCTGGGCACCGGCGTGCAGGCCCGTTCCCACGCCCGCGCGATCTGCCGGGTTCGCCCGATCCGGCACATCCGCGTGGCCGGCCGGGACCCGGCGAAAGCCGCTGCCCTGGCCGAGGAACTCTCCGACGCCCTGGAGGCCGACGTGCAGGCCGTGTCCGGCTACGCCGAGGCGCTCGACGGCGCGGACATCGCCGCCGCGACGACGCACACCGTCGACCCCGTGATCCGCCGCCCCTGGCTGACACCTGGGGTCCACATCACGTCCGTGGGGTACAACCCGGCCGGCCGTGAGATCGACGACGCCACGGTCGCCGAGGCGCTGGTGTGCGTCGAATCCCGCCAGGCCGTCCTTGCCCCGCCCCCCGCGGGCAGCAACGATCTGCTCACCCCGATCCGCGACGGCCTCATCACAGCCGATCACGTGCACGCCGAGCTGGGCGAACTCATCGCCGGCAGCAAAGCGGGGCGCACTGCGCCGGACCAGATCACCCTCTACAAGTCCGTCGGTGTGGCCGTGCAGGATGCCGCAGCCACGGCCCTGGTCGTCGCGTCCGCCCGCGAGCAATCGATCGGTGAGGAGATCACTCTGCCGTGA
- a CDS encoding AMP-binding protein: protein MSTDTAPACSFRHHWMAHAATHAMMRPDKPALRYLGVTTTWAQLSSRSLRLAAALADRGVREGDRVAMLTLNHPWFVESVFAANSLGAMAVPLNFRLAPPELDCILSDCTPSAIVVDAQLLPRLRDVPAIDSIGTVIVIGEPGDAGGRYATYEGFLAGHPPMELPDVSEESTALIMYTSGTTGRPKGVMLSHRNMQVQAITCLQAMEIFDDSDVGFLTAPFFHIAGLGSIVANILVGGTVVIHPLGAFDPKAVLDAYEREGATIVFNVPQQWDLICAEPGIGERDLKLRVISWGAAPASDATLRAMSRSFPEALNVAVFGQTETSPISCVLRGQDSLRKLGSVGRPIPTIQYRVVDTAMNDVPAGEVGEIVYRGPTVTRGYWNKPRETAEAFHGGWFHSGDLVKQDEDGFVWVVDRKKDMIISGGENIYCAELENAIAEHPSVLEIAVVGRTDERWGQVPVAFATVAPGATLSLTQLTDFLDGRLASFKMPKDLVVVTGLPRNAGGKVVKGKLIHGVM, encoded by the coding sequence ATGTCCACGGATACGGCTCCCGCCTGTTCCTTCCGTCACCACTGGATGGCGCACGCGGCCACCCACGCGATGATGCGGCCCGACAAGCCCGCCTTGCGATACCTCGGGGTCACCACGACCTGGGCCCAGCTCTCCAGTCGCTCGCTGCGACTGGCCGCCGCGCTCGCCGACCGCGGCGTGCGTGAGGGGGACAGGGTGGCCATGCTCACCCTGAATCACCCGTGGTTCGTAGAGAGCGTCTTCGCCGCGAACAGCCTTGGGGCCATGGCGGTTCCGCTCAACTTCCGGCTCGCGCCGCCGGAGCTCGACTGCATCCTGTCCGACTGCACACCGTCCGCGATCGTGGTCGACGCGCAATTGCTGCCCCGACTCCGCGACGTCCCGGCGATCGACTCCATCGGCACGGTGATCGTCATCGGTGAGCCCGGTGACGCCGGCGGGCGGTATGCCACCTACGAAGGCTTTCTGGCCGGGCACCCGCCGATGGAGCTCCCGGACGTCAGCGAGGAGTCCACTGCCCTGATCATGTACACGTCGGGAACTACGGGGCGGCCGAAGGGGGTGATGCTCTCCCACCGAAACATGCAGGTGCAGGCAATCACCTGCCTCCAGGCGATGGAAATCTTCGACGACTCCGATGTCGGCTTCCTCACCGCCCCGTTCTTCCACATCGCGGGGCTGGGGTCGATCGTCGCGAACATCCTGGTCGGCGGCACGGTGGTGATCCACCCACTCGGGGCCTTCGACCCCAAGGCCGTGCTCGACGCCTATGAACGTGAGGGCGCCACCATCGTCTTCAACGTACCGCAGCAATGGGACCTGATCTGCGCCGAGCCAGGCATCGGCGAACGCGACCTGAAGCTGCGTGTCATCAGCTGGGGGGCCGCCCCCGCGAGCGACGCGACCCTCCGCGCCATGAGCAGGAGCTTTCCCGAGGCGCTGAACGTAGCGGTGTTCGGACAGACCGAGACGTCGCCGATCTCCTGCGTCCTGCGCGGCCAGGACTCGCTGCGCAAGCTGGGATCGGTGGGCCGGCCCATCCCGACCATCCAGTACCGGGTCGTCGACACGGCCATGAACGACGTGCCGGCCGGTGAGGTGGGCGAGATCGTCTACCGCGGCCCCACGGTGACTCGGGGGTACTGGAACAAGCCCCGGGAGACAGCGGAAGCCTTCCACGGAGGGTGGTTCCACTCCGGCGACCTGGTCAAGCAGGACGAGGACGGCTTCGTCTGGGTCGTCGACCGCAAGAAGGACATGATCATCAGCGGCGGTGAGAATATCTACTGCGCCGAGCTGGAGAACGCCATCGCCGAGCACCCCTCGGTCCTCGAGATCGCGGTGGTCGGTCGCACCGACGAGCGCTGGGGACAGGTGCCGGTCGCGTTCGCCACGGTGGCGCCCGGGGCCACCCTGTCGCTGACCCAGCTCACCGACTTCCTCGACGGGCGGCTGGCTTCCTTCAAGATGCCCAAGGACCTGGTGGTGGTTACCGGCCTCCCGCGTAACGCCGGGGGAAAGGTCGTCAAGGGAAAGCTCATCCACGGAGTGATGTAG
- a CDS encoding TetR/AcrR family transcriptional regulator codes for MSADPLVAARPRNRRQLISEAAGRVFSQRGYHAASMEEIAAEVGISAAALYRHFPNKYALFAECANTMVDRLVGALDGVPPEADLADLLRAVTRVAVTHRASGGLYRWEARYLDHEDRRLLRAKFARVVGRVTEAVRREHATPSAELCAVAALGVIGSITTHHVSIAQRRAESALLASALSVAATDPAPGVDGPRSVEPPARPVPRTRRAEILAAAIPLFARDGFAKVTNGQIAEAVGLVPSAIYRHYPTKMDILVAACLQAAELLTQAVDQSLEGTDDPHDALVALTATYVAYSFEHTALTSVAEAEVVGLPDRLRQPLIRAQRDHIAVWEQQLLMVRTELDPRQARLLVHAGFGVVVETGRRLHWQDTPENRSSVTALVIAAFGLG; via the coding sequence GTGAGCGCCGATCCGCTCGTGGCCGCGCGGCCACGCAACCGCAGACAGCTCATCTCCGAGGCGGCCGGCCGCGTGTTCAGCCAGCGCGGATATCACGCGGCGTCCATGGAGGAGATTGCCGCCGAGGTGGGTATCAGCGCGGCGGCCCTGTACCGGCATTTCCCCAACAAGTACGCGCTGTTCGCCGAGTGCGCGAACACCATGGTGGACCGGCTGGTCGGAGCGCTCGACGGGGTGCCACCCGAGGCGGACCTGGCAGACTTGCTGCGCGCCGTCACCCGTGTCGCCGTGACCCATCGCGCCTCGGGCGGACTGTACCGGTGGGAGGCCCGCTACCTCGACCACGAGGACCGACGGCTCCTGCGGGCGAAGTTCGCGCGTGTAGTGGGAAGGGTGACAGAGGCGGTACGCCGCGAGCACGCGACACCGTCAGCGGAGCTGTGTGCCGTGGCGGCGCTCGGAGTGATCGGATCCATCACGACGCATCACGTCTCCATCGCCCAGCGCCGGGCCGAGAGTGCCCTGCTGGCGTCCGCCCTGAGCGTGGCCGCGACCGACCCCGCGCCGGGGGTGGACGGACCGCGCTCCGTTGAACCGCCCGCCCGCCCGGTGCCACGCACTCGGCGCGCGGAGATCCTGGCCGCCGCCATCCCGTTGTTCGCGAGGGACGGGTTCGCCAAGGTCACCAACGGACAGATCGCGGAGGCGGTCGGACTGGTTCCGTCCGCGATCTACCGGCACTACCCCACCAAAATGGACATCCTGGTGGCAGCATGCCTGCAGGCCGCGGAACTGCTCACCCAGGCGGTCGACCAGAGCCTCGAGGGAACCGACGACCCGCACGACGCCTTGGTCGCGCTGACGGCCACCTACGTGGCCTACAGCTTCGAGCACACCGCGCTCACCAGCGTCGCCGAGGCCGAGGTCGTCGGCCTGCCAGACCGTCTGCGCCAGCCACTGATCCGCGCGCAGCGCGACCACATCGCCGTGTGGGAACAGCAACTGCTCATGGTGAGAACAGAGTTGGACCCACGGCAGGCGCGCCTGCTGGTGCACGCGGGCTTCGGCGTCGTGGTCGAAACCGGCCGCAGACTGCACTGGCAGGACACCCCTGAGAACCGCAGCTCCGTCACCGCCCTGGTCATCGCGGCCTTCGGCCTGGGATAG